TATCATTTGTATCACCTGCAACTTCTCCGATTAAATCAAACTTGTTCACGGGTATTTCAAAAGCAGAACTATAAACAGCTGCACCCTTAATAGTCGGGTCGCCGGTCGCTGAATAACCGAGATTAAAATGAACTACTGCTTTTGAAAATTCTTTTGTGTATATCCCGTTAATCAAATATTCTTTTTCTCCCAATTCATTACTGAAGGTTAACGCAAACACATCTTTTACTAAAGCAAACTTAACCCCAAGCACAGCTTCTCCAAACCTTTCATCTTGCGTTGGATCCATCTGATAAGGGAAAGACACACCAATATCCATTCTTTCTGTAAGGCCCTGTTTCAGGGATAAACCGCTGGAAATATTTCTTAAATCATTGCCTACTTTTGAATTATCGTAACCGACCTCCATTTCATGTTTGGCTACATCCACAGTCCCGGCATCATCCGTTGCTAATGGATGAGCTGCAAACAAAATAGAATTAAAAAGAAGCAAACACCAGATCACAGCTACAAACCTCATAACCGACACCTCCTTTTTATTAAATAGTTGCTACGTTTGCTACATTCGTGCTACGATAAAACAAAAAAAATATAGTACCCTTATTCTGCCGCGCTTGCTAATCTTAATAAACTATGCTTCACCCCCTTTGCTGATTTTATGAGCGCAGAAAGTTTTTCTATTTTCCCTTTTTCGCCTTTTACTATGACTATTTCAAAACAGTTATGATGGTCTAAGTGGATATGCTGGGAAGAAAGGATTATTTCCTGGAAATCGTGCTGGATATCTGTGAGTTTGTTCAGAAGCTCGCGTTTATGATGGTCGTAAACAATATCAATAGAACCGATTATAATGGTTCTGTCATCAGTGAACTTATATTCATTTATAGCTCTATTAATTAAATCTTCAATAGCTTTTGAGCGTGACGGGTATTCCTGATCGCGTATCACCGAATCAAATTTAGCAAGAAGATCTTTTGCTAAAGAAACACCGAAACGAACCAGATTTGCCATTAACTTTTCCTTAAGTATTGTGCTACGATTTTCATAATCATAGCACTTTTAATAAAATATTGCAATAGGCTATTTTTTTCTCAGCATGTCCAGAGGTTTTACGGGCTGATTCATTTTGATTTTAACCATACACTGCGGTATTAAAGCGGAATCTACCGGCTCATTTTTTTCATTAAACATTTCGGTGACAGTTTGTATAAAAAAATTTCGGCCCGGGCCGATAACTTCAATTTGATCACCCTTAACTATTTTATTTTGCTGACAGACTTCTGCCAACTTTGTCTCAGAGTCATACTCTAAAACTATTCCAAGGTATAAATACGGACAAGTATAGCCGGGAGAATCATAAATATATTCTTCACTTCCGGGTTTTGAATTAAAAAAATCGGTTGAATATTTTCTGTGATTGATTTTTTTTAATTCCTCAATAATTTTCGGGTCCAGTCTGTAACCTTCAGGGCTGTTTAAATAATCATCAATCGCTTTTCTATAAACTGACGTAACCACAGCAACATAATAAGAACTCTTCATCCTTCCTTCAATTTTAAAACTCGTTACCCCCGCATCAATCAGCGCAGGAACATGTTCCAGTAAACACATATCCCTGGAGTTAAATATATAAGAACCTTTATCATCCTCATACACATCATAATATTCGCCCGGCCGTTTTTCTTCCTGTACGCTGTATAGCCACCTGCAGGGATGTGCGCATTCACCCCTATTGGCGTCTCTGTTTATCATATATTTACTAAGCATACACCTTCCGGAATATGATATGCAAACAGAACCATGAACAAAAACTTCCAATTCCAGTGTATCAGGTGTTTTATTAACTATTTCCTTTATTTCTTCAAAAGAAAGTTCCCTGGCAAGTGTAACCCTTTTAATTCCTAAATCATGCCAGAAAGCCGCGCTTTTATAATTGGTATTATTCGCTTGGGTACTCAGGTGCATCGGCATTTCTGGAGAAATTTCTTTTATTAAAGAAATTATTCCGGGGTCTGAAGCAATAACTCCGTCTATTTTAATATTTTCTAATGCTTTAATATATTCCGGCAGGCCTTCCAGGTCGCTATTGTGAGGGATTATATTTAATGTTACGTAAACCTTTTTGCCCGGGGACTGCTTGTGGGCAAAATCTACGCCTTCTTTTATTTCATCCAGGGTGAAGTTATCCGCCTTGGCACGCAACCCATATTTTTTTCCTGCTAAATAAACGGCATCTGCTCCATAAGTAAAAGCAACCTTCAAATTCTCCAGATTTCCTGCCGGCGACAACAATTCAGGTTTTTTCATTTTATCTGGTTTTTAAAAAAGCTATAGTATAAAAGAGCAATCAGCGTTTTGGAATCGCAAATTTTGTTTATCTTTATCCAGTGAAGAACCTTATCCAAAGGCAGGATAACCCGTTCAATAAATTCATCGTCATCAGGATTACTATCTACGGGTTTTAACCCGGTGGCGATATAAATAGCCAAATCTTCGGTAGAAAAGGCCGGTGTTGGGAAATAATGCAGAA
The window above is part of the Elusimicrobiota bacterium genome. Proteins encoded here:
- the nikR gene encoding nickel-responsive transcriptional regulator NikR: MANLVRFGVSLAKDLLAKFDSVIRDQEYPSRSKAIEDLINRAINEYKFTDDRTIIIGSIDIVYDHHKRELLNKLTDIQHDFQEIILSSQHIHLDHHNCFEIVIVKGEKGKIEKLSALIKSAKGVKHSLLRLASAAE
- a CDS encoding TonB-dependent receptor, coding for MRFVAVIWCLLLFNSILFAAHPLATDDAGTVDVAKHEMEVGYDNSKVGNDLRNISSGLSLKQGLTERMDIGVSFPYQMDPTQDERFGEAVLGVKFALVKDVFALTFSNELGEKEYLINGIYTKEFSKAVVHFNLGYSATGDPTIKGAAVYSSAFEIPVNKFDLIGEVAGDTNDNNTWLLGARYRITENIVVDAGYGRSFNTSDDKTILGFHCEF
- a CDS encoding U32 family peptidase; amino-acid sequence: MKKPELLSPAGNLENLKVAFTYGADAVYLAGKKYGLRAKADNFTLDEIKEGVDFAHKQSPGKKVYVTLNIIPHNSDLEGLPEYIKALENIKIDGVIASDPGIISLIKEISPEMPMHLSTQANNTNYKSAAFWHDLGIKRVTLARELSFEEIKEIVNKTPDTLELEVFVHGSVCISYSGRCMLSKYMINRDANRGECAHPCRWLYSVQEEKRPGEYYDVYEDDKGSYIFNSRDMCLLEHVPALIDAGVTSFKIEGRMKSSYYVAVVTSVYRKAIDDYLNSPEGYRLDPKIIEELKKINHRKYSTDFFNSKPGSEEYIYDSPGYTCPYLYLGIVLEYDSETKLAEVCQQNKIVKGDQIEVIGPGRNFFIQTVTEMFNEKNEPVDSALIPQCMVKIKMNQPVKPLDMLRKK